A genomic stretch from Hydrogenimonas urashimensis includes:
- a CDS encoding NAD-binding protein yields MRRNTHVGIVGGGVAGVTAALILGSLGCRVTLFERNGTLVDGPPFCHLHAGGNLYREISDEQCVTLMRQSIEFARLYPFVVDRRPTVIAVPTSDEGDPEALLPRLRLLRNEYEKLVAADPANEVLGDPADYFTLFGRFELEKLAQKGLPGQPASPADWMVPVARSLDFKKLKFPLVLVQEYGLNLFRMAGAATLALETMENVDLRLKSRVAEVVETAQGYRLRCEGQKGFHDVDYLINAAGFRTGEIDDMLGIRRRRMVEFKAAYTAHWPERKGVWPEMVFHGRRGTPRGMGQFTPYPKGYVQLHGMTKDITLFEHGLVANAEGSSQPKLGEKFVQMIEKGWPDTLVQSRTRRAVAFLARYLPSFATAEVGGPPLFGAQQIPGEDPTLRVAEVIFPRPRYACCEIVKVSSVTDMAEAIVNDLAAEGLCDGQRPLPSTLEILSALDEEAIAGEAVRIATARGYPAAMAGRNVT; encoded by the coding sequence ATGCGGCGCAATACCCATGTCGGCATCGTAGGCGGCGGCGTCGCCGGGGTGACGGCGGCTCTGATACTGGGGAGTTTGGGCTGCCGCGTCACGCTGTTTGAGCGAAACGGCACGCTGGTGGACGGTCCGCCTTTTTGCCATCTGCATGCCGGCGGCAACCTCTATCGGGAGATCTCCGACGAGCAGTGCGTCACGCTGATGCGGCAGTCGATCGAGTTCGCTCGGCTCTACCCTTTCGTCGTCGATCGGCGTCCGACCGTCATCGCTGTGCCGACAAGCGACGAGGGCGATCCCGAAGCGCTGCTTCCCCGCCTTCGTCTGCTGCGCAACGAATACGAAAAACTTGTAGCGGCCGACCCGGCCAACGAGGTCTTGGGCGACCCGGCGGACTATTTTACGCTTTTTGGGCGTTTTGAACTCGAAAAGCTGGCCCAAAAGGGGCTTCCTGGCCAACCGGCGTCGCCCGCCGACTGGATGGTTCCTGTCGCCCGATCTTTGGACTTTAAAAAGCTGAAATTTCCGCTGGTGCTGGTGCAGGAGTACGGGCTCAACCTCTTTCGCATGGCCGGTGCGGCGACCCTGGCGCTGGAAACGATGGAAAATGTCGATCTGAGGCTAAAAAGCCGTGTGGCGGAAGTCGTTGAGACGGCACAGGGGTACCGTCTGAGGTGCGAGGGGCAAAAGGGGTTTCATGATGTCGATTACCTGATCAACGCGGCAGGCTTTCGTACCGGCGAGATCGACGACATGCTGGGTATCCGCAGACGCCGCATGGTGGAGTTCAAGGCCGCCTATACCGCCCACTGGCCGGAAAGGAAAGGAGTGTGGCCCGAAATGGTATTCCACGGCCGCCGCGGAACTCCCCGGGGGATGGGGCAGTTCACCCCCTACCCCAAAGGGTATGTGCAGTTGCACGGCATGACGAAGGATATCACGCTCTTCGAACACGGGCTCGTCGCCAATGCCGAAGGGAGCAGCCAGCCGAAACTGGGTGAAAAGTTCGTCCAAATGATCGAAAAAGGGTGGCCCGATACACTTGTGCAGAGCCGCACCCGCCGGGCCGTGGCGTTTCTGGCCCGCTATCTTCCCTCTTTCGCCACGGCCGAAGTGGGCGGGCCGCCGCTTTTCGGCGCCCAGCAGATTCCCGGCGAAGATCCGACGCTGCGGGTCGCCGAAGTCATCTTTCCGCGGCCACGGTATGCCTGCTGTGAAATCGTGAAGGTCTCCTCCGTCACCGACATGGCCGAAGCGATCGTGAACGATCTTGCTGCGGAGGGGCTTTGTGATGGGCAGAGGCCTCTGCCTTCCACGCTGGAAATTCTCTCGGCGCTCGATGAGGAGGCCATCGCCGGGGAGGCTGTGCGCATCGCGACGGCGCGGGGATATCCCGCTGCGATGGCCGGGCGGAACGTTACGTAG
- a CDS encoding phosphoglycolate phosphatase → MERFDPKGNAVMFETKKAILFDLDGTLIDSAPDLASALNATMKALGRMPYSEETVRGWVGNGARVLVTRALSGSREITEGPDEKALKEALAIFMEAYRERICERTLLYPDVRETLKSLKKRGFTMAVVTNKPSLFVKPILEKLAIAEFFALTLGGDDLPRKKPDPMPLLSACERLETRVEETVMVGDSSNDIVAAKRAGMQSVGVTYGYNYGEEIAKQHPDAVVERFGEIAELFHG, encoded by the coding sequence ATGGAACGGTTTGATCCAAAAGGGAACGCTGTGATGTTCGAAACGAAGAAGGCGATTCTTTTCGACCTGGACGGAACGCTGATCGACAGCGCGCCGGATCTGGCCTCCGCGCTCAATGCAACGATGAAGGCGCTGGGACGCATGCCCTACAGCGAGGAGACGGTCCGCGGCTGGGTCGGCAACGGGGCGAGAGTGCTGGTGACCCGTGCTCTTTCCGGAAGCCGCGAGATCACCGAGGGTCCCGATGAAAAGGCGCTGAAGGAGGCGCTGGCGATCTTCATGGAGGCCTACCGGGAGCGTATCTGCGAGAGGACGCTCCTCTATCCCGATGTCCGAGAAACGCTGAAAAGCCTGAAAAAAAGGGGTTTCACGATGGCCGTGGTAACCAACAAACCTTCCCTCTTTGTGAAACCGATTCTCGAAAAGCTGGCCATCGCGGAGTTTTTCGCGCTGACGTTGGGGGGTGACGACCTGCCGCGGAAAAAACCCGATCCCATGCCGCTGCTGAGCGCGTGCGAGAGGCTGGAAACGAGGGTGGAAGAGACGGTCATGGTGGGGGACTCGAGCAACGACATCGTGGCTGCAAAACGTGCCGGCATGCAGAGCGTCGGCGTCACCTACGGCTACAACTACGGCGAAGAGATCGCCAAGCAGCATCCCGACGCGGTGGTGGAGCGTTTCGGTGAGATCGCCGAACTTTTTCACGGGTGA
- a CDS encoding ATP-binding protein: protein MRYLLEFLQKDRVAETEIFDALKCSEEEAEILRAMARRYVEGSEEVGVVELLSEMYGNEPYGYVLHLEKIRNLFELGWLMQNSFHAIKPGELSLLELLHANVSLSVSFLKLLENGNLDLVLPEVTPYTDHLEYLQDQFLRIDLYTKMGSARHSFNAASPGISRLQTKLSLLEKRIQERVAVTHEPIVVEEFFKEKDLDPKEQIIFLALLKEEYAGGEGNLRDMNTLIDLVSFDEYDRFKNRALLEEGARLVSEDIIDYDEMLNPFGGITRSFFINEEILHDIIHPQKKKKTTRLKLGQLVKEQDIFELIDPKTTLEDVVLNPQTREILESLLKQMDKKVAQRLKAWGIKTKARSIDARIIFYGPPGTGKTMTALSLAKSLKRQVLSFDCSKILSMYVGESEKNVRKIFDTFKELAAKSKSEPVLLLNEADQFLGSRSTGPGSSADKMHNQMQNIFLEQIEHFEGVLIATTNLLENLDTAFSRRFNYKIAFKKPNQSQRMALWKKMLPADAPYAGDFDIKRLAEYDLTGGQIDLVVKNTAYRVAVKEEPLFTTEDFIAEIKKEQGGSFEDEGKSMGFLA from the coding sequence ATGCGATACCTTTTAGAGTTTTTGCAAAAGGACAGGGTGGCCGAAACGGAGATTTTCGATGCCCTCAAATGCAGCGAGGAGGAGGCGGAGATCCTCCGTGCGATGGCGCGGCGCTACGTGGAGGGGAGCGAAGAGGTCGGCGTGGTCGAGCTTTTGAGCGAAATGTATGGGAACGAACCCTATGGCTACGTCCTGCACCTTGAAAAAATCAGGAACCTTTTCGAACTCGGCTGGCTGATGCAAAACAGCTTCCATGCCATCAAGCCGGGAGAACTCTCCCTGCTGGAGCTTCTTCATGCCAACGTGAGTCTGAGCGTCTCGTTTCTGAAACTTCTGGAAAACGGCAACCTTGACCTCGTGCTTCCCGAAGTGACCCCCTACACCGACCATCTGGAATACCTGCAAGACCAGTTTCTGCGCATCGATCTTTATACCAAAATGGGATCGGCCCGCCACAGCTTCAATGCAGCAAGCCCCGGCATCAGCCGTCTGCAGACCAAACTCTCATTGTTGGAAAAACGGATCCAGGAGCGTGTCGCAGTGACACATGAGCCCATCGTCGTGGAGGAGTTTTTCAAAGAGAAGGATCTCGATCCAAAGGAGCAGATCATCTTTCTGGCCCTTTTGAAGGAGGAGTATGCCGGAGGCGAAGGGAATCTGCGCGATATGAACACCCTCATCGACCTGGTCAGCTTCGACGAGTATGACCGTTTCAAAAACCGCGCACTGCTGGAAGAGGGGGCCAGGCTCGTAAGCGAGGATATCATCGACTACGACGAGATGCTCAATCCCTTCGGCGGCATCACCCGCTCCTTTTTCATCAACGAAGAGATTCTGCACGATATCATCCACCCCCAGAAGAAGAAAAAGACCACCAGACTCAAGCTGGGGCAGCTGGTCAAGGAACAGGATATTTTCGAACTGATCGATCCCAAAACGACCTTGGAAGATGTGGTGCTCAATCCGCAGACCCGGGAAATTCTCGAGAGCCTTCTGAAGCAGATGGATAAAAAGGTGGCCCAGCGTCTCAAGGCATGGGGGATCAAAACGAAAGCGCGGAGCATCGACGCCCGCATCATCTTCTACGGACCGCCGGGCACGGGTAAGACGATGACGGCCCTCTCTTTGGCCAAATCCCTCAAACGGCAGGTGCTCAGCTTCGACTGCTCCAAGATTCTCTCGATGTATGTGGGCGAAAGCGAGAAGAATGTCCGAAAGATCTTCGACACTTTCAAAGAACTCGCCGCCAAGAGCAAAAGCGAGCCGGTCCTGCTGCTCAACGAAGCCGACCAGTTTCTCGGCAGCCGCAGCACGGGACCCGGCAGCAGTGCCGACAAGATGCACAACCAGATGCAGAACATTTTCCTGGAGCAGATCGAACACTTCGAAGGGGTGCTCATCGCCACCACCAACCTGCTGGAGAATCTCGACACCGCCTTCTCCCGCCGTTTCAACTACAAGATCGCCTTCAAAAAACCGAATCAGAGCCAGCGCATGGCGCTCTGGAAAAAAATGCTCCCTGCCGACGCCCCCTACGCCGGAGATTTCGACATAAAGCGGTTGGCAGAGTACGACCTCACCGGCGGACAGATCGATTTGGTGGTGAAAAACACCGCCTACAGGGTCGCCGTGAAAGAAGAACCACTCTTCACCACGGAAGATTTCATCGCCGAGATCAAGAAAGAGCAGGGCGGAAGTTTCGAAGACGAGGGCAAATCGATGGGGTTTTTGGCCTGA
- a CDS encoding fatty acid--CoA ligase, protein MNYPFQNFYEMLSHHATRRPGRPALFVGNEKITYERLLKKVDTLARFLELSDIKKGDRVAIFMQNSKEFVISLFAITKLGAVAVPVNTFLKSEEIAYILNDCGARMLMASAEQKKVVEPLWGSTKIEKVVWEGEYEALDNKNIGFDEIFEILKSHETVELPNLDDLAVIIYTSGTTGNPKGAMLSYRNIMHNCEAIGQLTNFTRKDRFIVYLPMFHAFTLTVTVIMPLYYGASYVIVRKIMPFSNIIKQILFKRVTMFVGVPDVYNALSRAKLPWYFMWFQKIRYFVSGAAPLSEATIERFTSKFKRAKLLEGYGLSECSPVVSVNPPWKQKPLSVGPAIPGVEIKIVDENMLELPVGEIGEIIVRGDNVMQGYLNRPTATDETIVNGWLLTGDLGYLDKEGFLFIVDRKKDLIISRGINIYPREIEEVINAFEGVGATAVVGMPDEKSGEVPVAFIEPAENETVDLKALRKYLKERLANFKLPRDIRIIEELPKNATGKVLKRLLKETLKKEAEAAGG, encoded by the coding sequence ATGAACTACCCGTTTCAGAACTTTTACGAGATGCTTTCGCACCATGCGACGCGCAGGCCGGGACGGCCGGCGCTTTTTGTCGGAAATGAAAAGATAACCTACGAGAGGCTTTTGAAAAAGGTCGATACTCTGGCCAGGTTCCTGGAGCTTTCCGACATTAAAAAAGGCGACAGGGTGGCGATTTTCATGCAAAACTCCAAGGAGTTTGTCATCAGCCTTTTCGCCATCACGAAGCTGGGTGCCGTGGCGGTACCGGTCAATACTTTCCTCAAAAGCGAGGAGATCGCATACATTCTCAATGACTGCGGCGCCCGGATGCTGATGGCCTCCGCGGAGCAGAAAAAGGTGGTCGAACCGCTGTGGGGGTCGACGAAAATCGAAAAGGTGGTCTGGGAAGGAGAATACGAAGCCCTCGACAACAAAAATATCGGCTTTGACGAAATTTTCGAAATTTTAAAGAGCCACGAGACGGTGGAGCTTCCCAACCTCGACGACCTGGCGGTCATCATCTACACCTCCGGAACCACCGGAAACCCAAAAGGGGCGATGCTCAGCTACCGCAACATCATGCACAACTGCGAGGCGATCGGCCAGTTGACCAACTTCACCCGCAAAGACCGTTTCATCGTCTATCTGCCGATGTTCCACGCTTTTACATTGACCGTGACAGTCATCATGCCGCTCTACTATGGCGCCAGCTACGTCATCGTCCGCAAAATCATGCCCTTTTCCAACATTATCAAGCAGATTCTCTTCAAACGGGTGACAATGTTCGTAGGCGTTCCCGACGTCTACAACGCCCTGAGCCGGGCCAAACTGCCATGGTACTTCATGTGGTTCCAGAAAATCCGCTATTTTGTCAGCGGGGCCGCGCCGCTGAGCGAGGCGACGATCGAACGATTCACGTCCAAATTTAAGCGGGCGAAACTGCTGGAGGGGTACGGCCTGAGCGAATGCTCCCCTGTCGTGTCGGTCAACCCGCCCTGGAAACAAAAGCCCCTTTCGGTGGGTCCCGCCATTCCCGGCGTGGAGATCAAGATCGTCGACGAGAATATGCTGGAGCTTCCTGTCGGCGAGATCGGGGAGATCATCGTTCGGGGCGACAATGTGATGCAGGGGTATCTCAACCGGCCCACGGCAACCGATGAAACCATCGTCAACGGCTGGCTTCTTACCGGTGACTTGGGCTATCTGGATAAAGAGGGCTTTTTGTTCATCGTCGACCGCAAGAAGGATCTGATCATCTCCCGAGGCATCAATATCTATCCCCGCGAAATCGAAGAGGTGATCAACGCTTTCGAGGGGGTCGGAGCGACGGCGGTCGTAGGCATGCCGGATGAAAAATCGGGGGAGGTGCCGGTCGCGTTCATCGAGCCCGCCGAGAATGAAACGGTCGATCTCAAAGCCCTCAGAAAGTATCTTAAGGAGAGGCTGGCCAACTTCAAGCTTCCCAGAGATATCCGCATCATTGAAGAGCTTCCGAAAAACGCCACGGGGAAAGTGCTCAAACGCCTCTTGAAAGAGACATTGAAAAAAGAGGCCGAAGCGGCAGGGGGATGA
- a CDS encoding OmpP1/FadL family transporter encodes MQQRKIAKWLTATALLCTAAFSLHASAYKLPEQSVRSLGLSAAYVAGAESADANYYNPANMGWLDERQQIEGALTLIHLPEIAFSGMAVAPLAGLVAADSESKSEDFLVPTLHYVGPKFGNWRFGFSVVAPGGLTKRWNDQPQRSYAEEFTLAIVEFNPAFSYTFNEQWSIGGGVRVIYTDGTVRAYSEDPLIGQVLYAQNMEGDSFDFGYNLALSFRPQKETTLSVTYRSNVDLTVEGDAKGGGVAIGKSWFDTGADVEVPLPATLALAVSHDFGRVKVEAVYERTFWSKYEKLDFNFDDPVVEQSILGEPKDKDWDDTNTFRIGLTWHVDERWDMLFGYAWDETPIPEKTVGFELPDSDAQIFSVGSVIRIDERWEAGFALLYDKKDKRRVSTPPNENGIAGTFDKGGAYLATVSVGYRF; translated from the coding sequence ATGCAGCAGCGGAAAATTGCGAAATGGCTCACGGCAACAGCGCTTCTTTGTACGGCGGCATTCTCGCTTCATGCAAGCGCGTACAAACTGCCGGAACAATCGGTCCGGTCGCTGGGGCTGAGTGCGGCCTATGTGGCGGGTGCGGAGTCGGCGGATGCCAACTACTACAACCCGGCCAATATGGGATGGTTGGATGAAAGGCAGCAGATCGAGGGGGCGTTGACGCTGATCCATCTTCCGGAAATCGCGTTCAGCGGAATGGCCGTGGCACCGCTGGCCGGTTTGGTAGCGGCCGATTCCGAATCAAAAAGCGAGGATTTTCTGGTTCCGACGCTTCATTACGTCGGTCCCAAGTTCGGAAACTGGCGTTTCGGTTTTTCCGTCGTGGCACCCGGGGGGCTCACCAAGCGGTGGAACGATCAGCCGCAGCGCTCCTATGCCGAGGAATTTACCCTCGCGATCGTCGAATTCAATCCTGCATTTTCCTACACGTTCAACGAACAGTGGAGTATCGGGGGCGGCGTACGGGTGATCTATACCGACGGAACGGTCCGCGCCTACAGTGAAGATCCTCTCATCGGTCAAGTTCTCTATGCCCAGAACATGGAGGGGGATTCGTTCGATTTCGGTTACAATCTGGCGCTCTCCTTCCGGCCTCAAAAGGAGACGACCCTGAGTGTCACCTATCGCTCCAACGTCGATCTGACGGTCGAAGGGGATGCAAAAGGCGGCGGAGTCGCGATCGGAAAGAGCTGGTTCGATACCGGCGCCGACGTGGAGGTTCCGCTTCCGGCGACTTTGGCATTGGCGGTATCCCACGATTTCGGCCGGGTGAAAGTGGAGGCGGTCTATGAGCGTACGTTCTGGAGCAAGTACGAAAAACTCGATTTCAATTTCGACGATCCTGTCGTCGAGCAATCGATTCTGGGAGAGCCGAAAGATAAGGACTGGGACGATACCAATACTTTCCGCATCGGTTTGACATGGCATGTGGATGAGAGATGGGATATGCTTTTTGGATACGCGTGGGATGAAACGCCGATACCGGAAAAAACCGTCGGCTTCGAGCTTCCCGATTCGGATGCGCAGATCTTTTCCGTCGGGTCGGTGATCCGTATCGATGAACGGTGGGAAGCCGGTTTTGCGCTGCTGTACGATAAAAAAGACAAGCGCCGCGTCTCGACGCCGCCCAATGAAAACGGCATTGCGGGAACCTTCGACAAAGGCGGCGCCTATCTGGCAACCGTTTCCGTAGGATATCGCTTCTGA
- the nfo gene encoding deoxyribonuclease IV yields the protein MKYVGAHVSASGGVFNAPLNARAIGAKAFALFTKNQRQWKAKPLDEETIEKFKTNLAESGIDAKHVLPHDSYLINLGHPEEQKRQKSLDAFIDEVKRCEQLGLDKLNFHPGSHLKKISEEACLDRIAEAMNITLEETEGVTLVIENTAGQGSNLGYRFEHLAYLIDKVRDKSRVGVCLDTCHTFTAGYDLRTKEAYEETMKRFDEIVGFEYLRGMHINDSKPPLGSRVDRHHSLGCGELGWDPFGFIMNDPRMDDIPLVLETIDESIWAQEIRALYDLMVS from the coding sequence ATGAAATATGTTGGGGCCCATGTTTCCGCCTCCGGCGGCGTTTTCAACGCCCCGCTCAACGCCAGGGCGATCGGTGCCAAAGCCTTCGCTCTCTTTACGAAAAACCAGCGTCAATGGAAAGCGAAACCTTTGGATGAGGAGACGATCGAAAAGTTCAAAACCAACCTGGCCGAGAGCGGTATCGACGCAAAACATGTACTGCCCCACGACAGCTACCTGATCAATCTGGGGCATCCCGAAGAGCAGAAACGCCAAAAGAGCCTGGATGCCTTCATCGACGAGGTCAAAAGATGCGAACAGCTGGGGCTCGACAAACTCAATTTCCATCCGGGCAGCCATCTCAAAAAGATCTCCGAAGAGGCGTGCCTCGACAGAATCGCCGAAGCGATGAACATCACCCTCGAAGAGACCGAAGGGGTGACACTGGTCATCGAAAACACGGCGGGCCAGGGGAGCAATCTGGGGTATCGGTTCGAACATCTGGCCTATCTCATCGACAAAGTCAGGGACAAAAGCCGTGTCGGGGTCTGCCTGGATACCTGCCACACGTTCACGGCCGGATACGACCTGCGTACGAAAGAGGCCTATGAAGAGACGATGAAGCGCTTCGACGAGATCGTGGGTTTCGAATATCTTCGGGGGATGCATATCAATGACTCAAAACCGCCGCTTGGAAGCCGCGTGGACAGACACCACTCGCTCGGATGCGGTGAGCTTGGATGGGACCCTTTCGGATTCATCATGAACGATCCGCGGATGGACGACATTCCATTGGTTCTGGAAACGATCGACGAGAGTATCTGGGCGCAGGAGATTCGCGCCCTTTATGATCTGATGGTCTCCTGA
- a CDS encoding Mut7-C RNAse domain-containing protein, with amino-acid sequence MKPGMVWRMPYRFVCDVHLAKVAKYLRLLGFDTVYRNDMTDNELLGMCRFGRIGLTCDRRLQIRSPHTVVLLFCGDATRQVQRLSAMLDLPRYAHPFHRSLCCNRKMVPCDKRRRLHAVPKETYRWLEGFWECPKCKKVYWQGTHAGRMRQKIVQLLGVSENVLDIGR; translated from the coding sequence GTGAAACCGGGAATGGTCTGGCGTATGCCGTACCGCTTCGTCTGTGACGTACATCTGGCCAAGGTGGCGAAATATCTGCGTCTTCTTGGTTTCGATACCGTTTATCGCAACGACATGACGGACAATGAGCTGCTGGGAATGTGCAGATTTGGCCGCATCGGTCTTACCTGCGACCGTCGGCTGCAGATACGATCTCCCCATACGGTCGTACTGCTCTTTTGTGGCGATGCGACAAGACAGGTGCAGCGGTTGAGCGCGATGCTCGATCTGCCGAGGTACGCCCACCCGTTTCACCGCTCCCTCTGCTGCAATCGTAAAATGGTTCCCTGCGACAAACGCCGCCGTTTGCACGCCGTTCCCAAAGAGACCTATCGCTGGCTGGAGGGATTCTGGGAGTGCCCCAAATGCAAAAAAGTCTACTGGCAGGGAACGCATGCAGGCCGCATGCGTCAAAAAATCGTTCAGTTGCTTGGTGTATCAGAAAATGTGCTGGATATTGGGAGGTGA
- a CDS encoding aldo/keto reductase, with translation MEYRYIGRTGLRVSPLGMGTMTFGSFCDKKHSFEIMEQAYERGINFFDTAELYPVPPRASWAGVTEEIVGEWLATKPRDSVVLATKVAGAASGWFVPPIRHGLTAIDRFHIERAVEGSLRRLKTDYIDLYQMHWPDTVVPIEESLEAFDRLVQSGKVRYIGTSNDTAYGLTKANEASRYLGLARFESIQNNFSLLNRRFMDELATVCRKEKISLLPYAPLAGGVLSGKYNGEFFPPEARFTRYLKDKNPRVRAQAAKYLNDKTLEATALYMEIAEMAGLSVTTLATAWSMQHDFVASSIIGATSAKQLDDTLAALDTRLDEEVMRACDGVHEAIMYPMG, from the coding sequence ATGGAATATCGTTATATAGGCAGAACAGGATTGCGGGTCTCTCCCCTTGGCATGGGAACCATGACGTTCGGTTCCTTCTGTGACAAAAAGCACTCTTTCGAGATTATGGAGCAAGCATACGAACGTGGCATCAATTTCTTCGATACGGCGGAGCTCTATCCCGTTCCTCCGCGTGCATCGTGGGCGGGTGTCACCGAAGAGATTGTGGGAGAATGGCTGGCAACGAAACCGCGGGATTCGGTGGTTCTCGCAACGAAAGTCGCAGGCGCGGCGAGCGGCTGGTTCGTTCCTCCGATACGGCACGGTCTTACGGCGATCGACCGCTTTCATATCGAACGGGCGGTGGAGGGGAGCCTGAGGCGTCTGAAAACCGACTACATCGACCTCTACCAGATGCATTGGCCCGACACGGTGGTGCCGATCGAGGAGAGCCTCGAAGCTTTCGACCGGCTGGTGCAAAGCGGCAAAGTACGCTATATCGGCACATCCAACGACACCGCCTACGGTCTGACCAAAGCCAACGAGGCGAGCCGCTATCTGGGGTTGGCCCGGTTCGAGTCGATCCAGAACAATTTCTCCCTGCTCAACCGTCGTTTCATGGATGAATTGGCGACGGTCTGCCGAAAAGAGAAGATTTCCCTGCTCCCCTACGCGCCGCTGGCGGGGGGCGTGCTAAGCGGCAAATACAATGGAGAGTTTTTTCCTCCCGAGGCCCGTTTCACCCGCTATCTGAAGGACAAAAACCCGCGGGTAAGGGCCCAGGCGGCGAAATATCTCAACGACAAAACGCTCGAAGCGACGGCGCTTTATATGGAAATCGCCGAGATGGCGGGATTGAGTGTAACGACGCTGGCGACGGCATGGAGCATGCAGCACGATTTTGTCGCATCATCCATCATCGGGGCCACTTCCGCCAAGCAGCTCGACGATACATTGGCGGCTCTTGATACGCGTCTGGATGAGGAAGTGATGAGAGCCTGTGACGGCGTCCATGAAGCGATTATGTATCCGATGGGCTGA